Proteins co-encoded in one Arachis hypogaea cultivar Tifrunner chromosome 11, arahy.Tifrunner.gnm2.J5K5, whole genome shotgun sequence genomic window:
- the LOC140176411 gene encoding uncharacterized protein: MSTRGRGRGRGRGRTGTVTPVPTGTDPVDFMAALGNMAAAMQATAEALGNQINQGNHGNNNDEDGPMTLATFLKVRPPTFRGTSNPTDADNWIQAMERALQAQHVPEEQWVEFGTYQLQGEAQYWWQGTQRILQPDGAAIPWEVFRTEFYKKYFPNSARNAKELELMQLKQGQMTVAEYTSKFEELCRFSRICQGAPEDFAEWKCIKYEGGLRSDILSFVAPMEIRVFSELVNKSRVAEDCVRKAAAEKGSLRMPFQRPSGRNFAPRGRNFKRGGFVSQQTQGQGNYRRPNITANQGKRFGKQPQQDLNCQKCGKYHPGVPCRLGLGVCYSCGHPGHIASNCPEKKKYETGRVQQPGRVHTTSTIGAEGSETLIRDAGREASR; this comes from the coding sequence atgtcgactcgcggacgcggtcgcgggcgaggtagaggtaggacaggcaccgttactcctgtacccacagggactgatccagtagactttatggctgccttgggaaatatggctgcagctatgcaggcaacagctgaggcactgggtaatcagataaatcagggtaatcatgggaacaataatgatgaggacggtcctatgacacttgctacatttctgaaagttcgccctccgacttttaggggaacctcaaatccaactgatgcagataattggattcaggctatggaaaggGCGTTACAGGCACAACATgttcctgaagagcaatgggttgaatttgggacttatcagttgcaaggtgaagctcagtattggtggcagggaacacaacgtatcctgcagcctgatggtgctgcgattccttgggaggttttccggacagagttctataagaaatactttcctaattcagctagaaatgccaaggaacttgaattaatgcagttaaagcagggacaaatgactgttgctgagtataccagcaaatttgaggagttatgtcgcttttctcgtatctgtcaaggtgcgcctgaagattttgctgaatggaagtgtattaaatatgagggaggtcttcggagcgatattctgagcttcgttgccccaatggagatcagggtattttctgaattggtgaataagagtagggtggctgaggattgtgtgaggaaggcggcagcagagaaagggagtttgaggatgccttttcagaggccttcagggaggaactttgctccgagaggtaggaatttcaaaCGTGGAGGTTTTGTTTCGCAGCAGACTCAGGGTCAAGGTAATTACAGAAGGCCGAATATTACTGCTaatcaaggaaaaaggtttgggaagcagccacagcAGGATTTGAATTGTCAGAAGTGTGGAAAATATCATCCTGGAGTTCCGTGTAGATTAGGACTTGGAGTGTGCTATTCCTGTGGACATCCCGGGCATATAGCCAGTAATTGCcctgagaagaagaagtatgagactggtagggtGCAACAGCCGGGGAGAGTACACACTACTTCTACCAttggtgctgagggatctgagacacttattagag